CGGAACCGTTCGCCGGAGGCCAGCAGACCGACGCTTCCATCGGTCAGGACACCGTCAACGTCGAAAATAAATGTCCTGATTTGCGTAAATCGTTCTTGTAGCGCTACCATCTGGCAAGTTTAATGAAAACCGACAGACACTTGCGTATTTTTGCTAGATGAATATACATGGATTGTCTCCGGCTGGACTGCCCCCGGCGTTTCGTGAACAGATGCAGGCGCAACTAGGCGCAGACTTTACTGCTTTCGAGTCGGCGCTCACGCAGGAAACGCCTGTCAGTATCCGGATAAATCCGCGAAAACCACAGTACAATACGGCTGATCTGGAGCGTGTTCCCTGGTGTTCAGAAGGCTTTTATCTGCCGGAGCGGCCAAGTTTTACCCTCGACCCACTCTTTCAGGCGGGCGCTTACTACGTTCAGGAAGCGTCGTCGATGCTATTAAAAGAAGCGTTAACGCAAACCACGAATCTGAACCGACCACTACGAGTATTGGATCTTTGCGCAGCTCCCGGCGGAAAAAGTACCTTGCTGGCTTCCTCACTGCATCCCGATAGTCTGTTGATGTGTAACGAAGTCATTCGAAGCCGGGTGTCGGTCTTACGCGAGAATATGGATAAGTGGGGCTATCCGAATGTCGTCATCAGCCATCACGATCCCGAAGATATGGGCAATCTGGCGGGTTTTTTTGATGTGGTCGTTGTCGATGCGCCGTGTTCGGGCGAAGGTCTATTCCGCAAAGATCCCGATGCCATGCAGGAATGGTCGGAAGCGAACGTGCAGCTTTGTTCGGCCCGGCAGAAACGTATTTTATCGGCGGCAGCCCCTTTGCTCGATGAAGGGGGTGTTTTAATTTACAGCACCTGTACGTACAACGATGACGAAAATACGGCCAATGTTCGCTATCTGACGGAACACGGATTTCGTAATCGTCTGCTTATACTGCCATCGGAATGGAATGTAGTCGAGAAAGAAGTTGACGGTGCGGTAGGATACCAGTGTTTTCCGCATCGGGTGCGGGGCGAAGGATTCTTTATCAGCGTATTCAAGAAGACAGCATTCACGGCCACGGTAAAACTGGATGCCCGTACATTCCGCAGCATTCGTGCGCTACGGCCCCGCGAAACAACATCGGCCCTGAAATGGCTACAAAACCCGGCTGATTTTTCGTTGTGGGAAAAACCCAATGGCGACGTCATGGCCTTACCGAAGGCGCTGGAAAAGCAATTCTTATTGCTGGACAGCGCAATTCACAACAAAGGGTTCGGCCTGGAGATGGGTCAGTTCAAAGGGACCGATTTTATTCCATCGCACGCGCTGGCATTAAGTGCCGCCATCAACCAGAGTCTGCCGACCAAACCATTGAGTAAGGAAGAGGCATTGCGTTACTTTAAGAAAGAAAATCTGGTTTTCGATGAGCCCATTAAAGGCTGGCAACTAGCGCAATACGAAGGCGCAAACCTGGGCTGGGTGAAAGGCGTTGGCAATCGGGTCAACAACTATCTGCCCAAAGACTGGCGCATACGGATGGATATCAAAGAATACATATGAAGCGGATTTTCGCCATTACCGGCCTATTACTGGCCGTTATCGTTGTGGGCTACACCCTGGGGCCATCGGCGCACTATGATGCCATAAAAGATGAACCGATTACGCTCGATCCGGATTTAGTGCGGTTAGAAAAAAGTATTGCCGATTCGGAGAGCAAGGCCAACCTGCGTCCTGATAACGAAGCGCGCATCGTGTGGGCCGATAGTCTGCATAAGGTTAAGACGCCCTACAGTATCGTATATATTCCCGGCTTTGGGGCAACCTGGGCCGAGGGCGATCCGATTCATAAGCAACTGGCACAGCATTTCGGCTGTAATCTCTATCTGGCCCGTACGTATGGTCACGGAGTAGATTCACCCGATGCGCTCAAGGATCTGACACCCGGAAAATATGCCGGATCAGCGGAACGGGCGCTGGCCATTGGGAAGGAACTGGGCGAAAAGGTGATTGTCATGGGAACCTCGGCGGGTGGTATGCTTTCGCTTTATCTGGCTGCCCATCATCCCGAAATTCATAGCCTGATTCTCTACTCGCCCTGTATCGCCGTGGCAAATCCGGCCTTAACGCTGGTGACCAAACCCTGGGGCAAACAGATCTTGCATCAGGTATTTGGGGGCGATTATGTCGTTAGTTCATACAAGCAACCCGGACGCAGTCGGTACTGGCTACCACAATACCATACCAATGGGCTGATTACGCTTCAAACGATGCTGGAGGAATACATGACACCGGAGCAGTTTCAGAAAGTGAAGCAGCCCGTGTTCCTTGGCTATTACTACAAGGATGACGCCCATCAGGATAAAGTCGTTTCTGTTGCGGCTATGCTTACCATGTTTGACGAACTGGGTACCCCCGTTGACAAGAAAGAAAAGGTGGCTTTCCCCGACGCGGGTGAACACGTTATTGCGTCTCATTTTACCTCGGGCGATTTGAAAGGCGTTTATCAAGCCACCGAAAAATTTATGAGCGATGTCCTGAAATTACCGGCGGCCCCCTTGTCAACGCCTGCTGTTGCATTTCGTTCAAACGGTGGTGCGACCAAAAAATAACCTAACTTTGGCGTCTCATTGTCCTTTTGATCAGCCTCAGAATGGATCAGGCACGGGCTTAGGTCGAAGTGTCTGGTACAATGAACCGGTAAACGTCATAAACTGAAAATCGCACCGGGTTACCCGGTACAAACTTACTATCAATGGCTTACGGATTACTGAACGGAAAACGCGGCATCATTTCCGGTGCCTTAGACGAAAAATCAATTGCTTGGAAAGTCGCTTTGAAGGCGAAAGAAGAAGGGGCTACCTTTACCTTGACCAATGCGCCGATCGCTATGCGTA
This genomic window from Spirosoma agri contains:
- a CDS encoding methyltransferase RsmF C-terminal domain-like protein, translating into MNIHGLSPAGLPPAFREQMQAQLGADFTAFESALTQETPVSIRINPRKPQYNTADLERVPWCSEGFYLPERPSFTLDPLFQAGAYYVQEASSMLLKEALTQTTNLNRPLRVLDLCAAPGGKSTLLASSLHPDSLLMCNEVIRSRVSVLRENMDKWGYPNVVISHHDPEDMGNLAGFFDVVVVDAPCSGEGLFRKDPDAMQEWSEANVQLCSARQKRILSAAAPLLDEGGVLIYSTCTYNDDENTANVRYLTEHGFRNRLLILPSEWNVVEKEVDGAVGYQCFPHRVRGEGFFISVFKKTAFTATVKLDARTFRSIRALRPRETTSALKWLQNPADFSLWEKPNGDVMALPKALEKQFLLLDSAIHNKGFGLEMGQFKGTDFIPSHALALSAAINQSLPTKPLSKEEALRYFKKENLVFDEPIKGWQLAQYEGANLGWVKGVGNRVNNYLPKDWRIRMDIKEYI
- a CDS encoding alpha/beta hydrolase; its protein translation is MKRIFAITGLLLAVIVVGYTLGPSAHYDAIKDEPITLDPDLVRLEKSIADSESKANLRPDNEARIVWADSLHKVKTPYSIVYIPGFGATWAEGDPIHKQLAQHFGCNLYLARTYGHGVDSPDALKDLTPGKYAGSAERALAIGKELGEKVIVMGTSAGGMLSLYLAAHHPEIHSLILYSPCIAVANPALTLVTKPWGKQILHQVFGGDYVVSSYKQPGRSRYWLPQYHTNGLITLQTMLEEYMTPEQFQKVKQPVFLGYYYKDDAHQDKVVSVAAMLTMFDELGTPVDKKEKVAFPDAGEHVIASHFTSGDLKGVYQATEKFMSDVLKLPAAPLSTPAVAFRSNGGATKK